GCATCACGGCCTCGGTGGCGGTCGGACCGCTCGATGGGCCCGGCGACACCCAGCTCGAGATGGTGGTGCCGACCACCGGCAATCAAATGTACGTGGTGGAGCCCAACGGCTCGATCCGGCCGGGCTTCCCGTTCTTCTTCAAGGCCTCGGGCAGCAGCAAGAGCCCATCGCCGGCGCTGGCCGACATGAACGGGGATGGCTTCCTCGACATCGTGGCTGCTTCGACCAACGGCGGCATCTATGTCGTCGATCGCAACGGCGGTCTGGTGTTCCCGTGGTCGAACATCCGCTACAGCTCCCTCACCAACGGTGCTTCCGAGAGCAGCCCGGTGGTCGCCGACATCAACGGCGACGGCCTGCCCGACGTGATCATGGGCGGGGAGGACCAGACCCTCGCCGCGCTGGGGAACAACGGGCAGATGCTGCCGGGCTTCCCGATCGTGCTGGGGGGCGAGATCCGCGGCACGCCAGCGGTGTGCGACTGCGACGGCGACGGCAAGACCGAGATCGTGCTGGCCGGCTGGGACAAGCTGCTGCACGTCTGGGACTACGACTTCCAGTTCTCGCCGGGACACGTTCCGCCATGGCCGCAGTTCCATCACGACGCGCGGCGCACCGGGCTCGCCACCACTCCGATCCTGACCGGTGTGAACGATCCCGCGAGTGCGGCGCCCGCGGCGGTGGAGTTCGCGATCCCGGCGCCCAATCCGGCGCGCACCGGGACGCGGTTCGACTACGCGATTCCGTCGGATCGGGCCGGCCAGTCGCTCGACCTCTCGATCTACGACTTGAGCGGCCGCCGCGTGCGCACTCTGGCTTCGGGGCCCGCCAAGGCCGGCCGTTTCACCGCACGTTGGGACCTGCGCTCCGACGCCGGCTCGGTTTCGCGCACCGGCGTCTACTTCGCCCGCTTCCGCCTCGGCTCGGAAGAGCGCGCACACAAGCTCGTCGTCATGGAGTGAGCGCGTTCGACATCGCTTGACCGCGCGCGGCGCGCCCCCTAGGGTGGCGCGCCGCCGCGTTTATCCCGGGGACATTCGATGAGCGTCCGCGTTCGATTCGCGCCGAGCCCGACCGGTCACCTGCACGTGGGCGGCGCGCGCACCGCGCTGTTCAACTACCTCTTCGCTCGCGCGAAGGGCGGCGTCTTCGTCCTGCGCATCGAAGATACCGACGTCGCTCGCTCGACCGACGAATCGCTCTCGGGGATTCTCCAGAGTCTGCGCTGGCTCGGCCTCGGCTGGGACGAAGGCCCCGGCGCCGGCGGCGATCACGGCCCCTACCTCCAATCGGAACGCGCCGCGTACTACCGCCGGCACGCCGACGCGCTGCTCGAAGCCGGGCGCGCCTATCCCTGCTTCTGCACGCCGGAAGAGCTCGAAGCGCGCCGCCAGCGCCAGCTCGAGCGCGGCGAGCCGCCCCGTTACGACGGCCGCTGCCGCGGGCTGGATGCCGCGGCGCGAGCGGCGCAGCGGGCGGCCGGCCGCAAGTCGGCGCTTCGATTCGCGCTCGACGCGTCGGGGGAGACGGGCTGGGACGACGTGGTGCGCGGGCGAGTCGCGTTCCAGAACGAGGTGCTCGACGATTTCGTGCTGCTGCGCTCGGACGGCGGCCCCACCTACAATTTCGCGTGCGTGGTCGATGACCACGAAATGGAGATCAGTCACGTGATCCGCGGCGACGATCACATCTCCAACACGCCGCGGCAGATCCTGCTGTATCGGGCGTTCGGCTGGCCGACGCCGGTCTTCGCGCACGTCCCGATGATCCTCGGCCACGACGGCTCACGGTTGTCGAAGCGCCACGGCGCGACCTCGGTCGAGGCGTTCGGCGAGCTGGGTTACGTGGCTCCGGCCCTGGTCAACTTCCTGGCGCTGCTCGGCTGGTCCTACGACGGACAGCGCGAGCTGTTCACCCTGGGCGAGCTCGAGCGCGTGTTCTCGCTCGAGCGGGTGGGCACGAATCCCGCGATCTTCAATCTCGAGAAACTCGAATGGATGAACGGACAGTACCTGAAGCAGATGAGTGTCGACGAACGCACGCGTCTCGCGGTCGATTGGCTCGAGCGACATGGTTACGATCTGAGCGGTCGCGCCGCGGAGTGGAAGGCGACGCTGATCGGCTCGATCGGCGACCGCTTGAAGACCCTGGCCGACGCCGAACGTTACGGCGCATTCGCGCTGCGTGAAGAGCTGGAAATGGATCCCACGGCATGGTCCGAGCTGATCGGCAAGGACGAGGTCGGGCCGCGTCTCGAATCCCTCGCCTCGCGGCTCGAGGCGCTGGCCGAGTTCTCGCTCGCCGAGACCGAGCGCGTGACGCGCTCGCTCGCCGCCGAGCTCGGCCTCAAGGCCGGCGAGCTGATCGGGATCGCGCGCGTGGCGCTCACCGGGAAGAAGGTGAGTCCCGGAATCTTCGAGGTGATGTGGCTGTTGGGGCGCGATCGCTGTCTGGCGCGACTCCGCTCGGCGGCGCGAGGATGGAGCGAAGCGCGCGCCGGTTCGAGCGCGTGAGCGCGATCCGCGGGCCCCGCGCCAGGCAACGAAACAGGCCGCCGGTCTTGCTGGGTCCGGAGGCCTTTGCTAGATTCCCGGGCCGTTTCTGCTGCCCGGTGGTGTAACGGTAGCACGACTGGCTCTGGACCAGTTAGTCGAGGTTCGAATCCTTGCCGGGCAGCCACCTCGCATCGCAGCGGCCGACGCGGCTCGCCACCCAGACAATCGAGGCGCTATCGTCTAGGGGTCCAGGACAGGTGGTTCTCAGCCATCAGACCGGGGTTCGAATCCCCGTAGCGCTACCATTTGCAGCACGCCGCGAACCCGCCGGGCTCCTTCGCCCCGGCGGGTTCCGTCGTTGAGACGGATTCACGCGTTCGTTCCGCTCACTTCTTCACTTCTCCGGATGATCGAGGGTGCGAAGCCGGGGGATGTCGTTCTCGTCAACCCAGAGGCTCGCGCGACTGCGGCCGTCGGCGCCGAATAGCGACAGGCGCGGCGTTCCCTCGGGCAGCACCGCCAGCTCGACGCGGCGCGTGTACAGGGTGTCGAGCATGCGCAGGCTGAGCGTTCCGTCGCGACGCAGCGCCCACAGCGCGCGCGCCTTTCCGCGGTCGTCGTTGAGACGGAACGCCGGAGTGCCGTCCGCCCACAGCGACCATTCGGCGCGTGGCGGCTGCCCGGGCTCGCGCAGCACGATGCGGCGCGCCGAGTATTCGCCGGTGCCGGGCAGAATACGTTGAGCGACCTCGAGCACCGCGAGCAGGATCAGCAGGATGACGATTCCGGCCCAGCGCTCCTCCCGGCGCTCGAGCCGGGCGAGGCGCTCGTCCATGTCGAGCGCCGGGTGTTCGGGTGTGGGCATGAGGAGGTCTCCATCGAGTGGGGCTGCCGGAACTCTCGCGTCCACCGAAGCTTCGCGGGACGCAGAGCGCGAGCCGTGACACGCTGCGCAATCTGCCACAGCGACGCGCAAATTGCATGACGTAACGGGGCTAACGCTTTATGGGGCAGTCCATTGACAGCCCGTTCGGGGGTCCCTACAATCGCCCTCGTCCGAGCTTGCAGACCCTTTCGACGCTTGAAGTTCTTGTCATGACGGGCGGACCTTCCGCGAAGTTCGCCCGCAGGCAGGCCGGCCGGTTCTCAGGACGCGACTCCCTCCTCCGGCCGGGCTGCCTCGATCACTCGGGCACGAACCTCGCAGGAGTCCCTACGACACCGTACGTACCGGTCAGGGCCCGTTCGACCCGCCCGAGGGGAAGGACCCCTCTTTGAGCGGGAATTCCGATTTGGCCCCCAAGCGAACCCGGCGTCCGGCGTCGTCGAGGACGCGCGTGGGCCTCAGGCAAACCCCGAGATTCTTCCTGCTCACCCTGGGCTACGCCCTGGTGGTGAACGCCTGCTTCTTGATCGCGCTGTTGCTCCGCTTCGAGGGCAGCATTCCGGCGCGCTACTGGCACGGCTGGCTCCAGGTCGCGCCGTGGTTCACGCTGCTGTCGCTGATCGGCTACCGCGTGTCGGGGCTCTACCACGGGCTCTGGCGGTACGCGAGCACCGTGACGCTCTTCCAGGTCTTCAAAGGCGCCACGCTCTCGGCGCTCGCGCTGTTCATGATCGACCTGTTCAGCCGCGATCCATCGTTCCCGCGCAGCGTCATCCCGATGATGTGGGTCTGGCAGATCGTCATCCTGGGCGCGATGCGGTTTGCCTGGCGCCTGTCGCGCGAGCGCGTGCTCGGACCGATCAGCAGCTCGCGCGCCGTGCGCACGCTGGTGGTCGGCGCGGACCCCACCGGCGTTCATCTCATCCAGGAAATGCGCCGCACCGCCGAGGGGCCCGACCACCTGGTGCCGGTCGGATTCATCGACGAGGATCCGCGGCTCACCGGCGGCCTGGTCGAGGGGATCAAGGTGCGCGGCACGATCGCCGACCTGTCGCGCGCGATTCAGGAAGCGCGCGCCGAGATGGTGGTCGTCTCCGACGCCGACATGCCGGCCAAGGTGGTCCGCGAGATCGCGCGCTTCTGCGCCGAGGCGAACATCCGCATCAAGACCCTGCCGGGCCTCTCCGATCTCCAGCACGGCCGCACCACGCTGTCTCAGATGCGCGACATGCGGATCGAGGACCTGCTCGGCCGCCAGCCGGTACAGCTCAACCTCGGCGAGCTGGCGGACTTCCTGCGCGGCCAGCGCGTGATGGTGACCGGGGCGGGCGGCTCGATCGGCTCCGAGCTGGCGCGCCAGGTGGCGGGTTTCGAGCCCGCCGAGATCGTGCTGCTCGATCACGCCGAGAACGGGCTTTACTACGTGCACCACGAGCTGGTCGCGCAGCACCCCGCGCTGCGCATTCATCCGGTGGTCGCGGACATCCAGGACGCGGCCGGCGTCGAGCTCGCGTTCCACCGCTTCCGCCCGCACGTCGTGTTCCACGCCGCCGCGCACAAGCACGTGCCGCTGCTCGAGGCCAACCCTCGCGAGGCGGTGCTCAACAACATTCTCGGCACCCGCAATCTGGTCGAAGCCGCGGATCAGAACGGCGTGGTCAAGTTCGTGTTGATCTCCACCGACAAGGCCGTGAATCCGACCAGCGTCATGGGCGCCTCCAAGCGGGTCTGCGAGATGATTCTGCAGAGCCGCTCGCAGCGGAGCCGCACGCGTTTCGTCGCGGTGCGCTTCGGCAACGTGCTGGGCAGCGACGGCTCGGTGATTCCGCTGTTCCAGAAACAGATCGCGCGCGGCGGACCGATCACGGTGACGCACCCGGAGGCGCGCCGCTACTTCATGACCATCCCCGAGGCCGTGCGTCTGGTGCTGCAGGCGGGGGCGATGGGCCGCGGCGGCGACGTCCTGCTGCTCGACATGGGCGAGCAGGTGAGAATCGTGGATCTCGCGCGACAGTTGATCCGCATGTCGGGCATGCGCGAGGGCGAGGACATCGAGATCCTCTTCACCGGCCTCCGGCCGGGCGAGAAGCTCTACGAAGAGCTGCACTCCGACGCCGAGCGCACCCGCATCACGCGTCACGAGCGCATTCTGGTCTGGGAGCTCGACGCCCGCCGCGAGGACGAGCTGAACCAGGAGGTCAACGAACTGATCGCGCTGGCGCGCCGCGGCGCGGCCGAGCCCATCAAGCACCAGCTCCATCGCCTCGTCCCCGAGTACGTCGAACCACAGCTCTCGCCGGTGCTGCCCTCGGAAGCGGCGGCGCCGGTCGTCGAGCTGCCGGGTGCGCCTCAGCCCGACCGCTCGGCCGCCTCCGAGCGCGACTGGGGAGAACTGGCGCGTCGCGTCGCGGAAGCCACCTTCGCCGGCGTGCTGCTGGTTGCCGCCGCTCCGCTGTGGGCGCTGCTGGTGTTCGAGGCGCGGCAGCGCGGCCATCGCGAGGTGCTGAACCACGAGACGCGCATCGGCATGTCGCGCCGGCGCGGGCAGCGCCGCGCGCTTCGCCGCGACACCGCCATCGATCGACGCAGCATCGAGCGTCGTACGCAGGACCTGCTGGGCGCGCCCATCCGCTGCGCGCGATTCCGCAACGATCTCGGGCCCCTCAGCCGGTTCGTCGCCCGCCGGCGACTCGACAAGCTCCCCTATCTGCTCAACGTTCTCCGTGGCGAAATGGCCCTGGTGGGCCCCAAGCCGGAGAAGGAGGAACTCGTGCTCCGCTGGGCCGGGGTGGTTCCCGACTACGACCGTCGCTTCAGCGTGCTGCCCGGCGTGACCGGGCTCGCGCAGGTGTCGCTGTGCTCGGACTCGGATGCCGATGGCGTGGCCCGCCGGGTCCAGTACGATCTGTATTACATTGATCACCGTACGCTGCTGCTCGACCTGCGTACCCTGTTGCGCACGGTTCGGGTGGTCTGGCAGAACCCTCGCCGGCTCTCGCCAGCCCCGCAGGGAAGAATCGCGGCGGGCGCCGCGGTCAAAGGAGTGACCCAATGAGGCGAAGCCGCAGAGCCGCGTGGCGGTGGTGGCCGGCGCTGATCGCCATGGTCGCGCTGGTCATTCCGGCTCGAGCCGAGGAGTACATCCTCGGTCCGGAGGACGTGGTGCAGGTTTCGGTCTGGCTCCATCCGGAGCTCGACAAGACCCTGCCGGTGGGCGCCGATGGCAACATCACCTTCGCCCCGATCGGCCAGGTGAAGGCGGGTGGGCTGACCGCCAAGCAGCTGGGAGACCGGCTGGCGGACCGCCTCTCGAGCTACCTGCGCCAGACCACCACCTGCACGGTGACCATCACCCAGTTCCTGAGCCGCAGCGTGTACGTGGTGGGGGCGGTCAACCGACCGGGCCGCTATGGATTCGAGACCATGCCCGGGCTGGTGGACCTGCTCAGCCAGGCGGGCGGGGCGGTCGCCGGAGCGGATCTTTCGCGGGTGCAGATCCTCCGCCGCGAGGGCGAGTCCCGTCGCGTCATCAACGCGGACGTGGCCACCGCGCTGCAGAGCGGGATCGGGACCGACCTTCCGGAGCTGAAGCCCGGCGACACGGTGGTGGTCAACACCTCGGGCGGGGGCGCCTACTCGGGCGGCCCGGGCGACGCGATCTCGATCATGGGCGAGGTGATGAAGCCCGGACTCTATCCGGCCGGCTCGGGCCTCGATCTGTGGGTGCTGATGGCGCAGGCGGGCGGATTCACTCCCAACGCCAATCTGAAGAAGGTCCGCATCATCACCCAGGCCGACCAGGGCTCCCAGGTGAGGGTGTACGATCTCGACACCGCGGCGTGGATTTCGGGCGGGAAACCGGTGCTGGTCAAGCCCGGCGAGGTCGTGTTCGTGACCTCCAGGCACACCAATCCGATCTGGGCGGCGTTCGTCACCATTCTCCCGATCACGCTCAACATCCTCAACGTCGCGCTGGCCGTCGAGCTGCTGAACGGAAACGTGCATCGATGACGAACGAAGCCGCACCCGCCTCGAGATCGAGCTTTGACTACCACGAGCTGCTGCGAGTGGCGTCGCGCCGCCGCTGGCTGCTGGTCATTCCGTGGGTCGCGGCGCTCGGTCTCGGAATCGCCGCGGCCTTCCTGCTCAAACCCGTGTACTTCAGCTCGACCACCATGCTGCTCGAGAAGGCGACCCAGCTGTCGGGGCCGCTCGGCGGCATGGTCGGGGGCGGCGACAATTCCGACCAGCAGGCCGAGGTGATGCGTGACGAGGTGCAGAGCAGCCTGTTCCTGCGCAGCGTCATCACCGCCGCCGGCCTGAAGAGCGATCCGGCGACGAGAGCGTGGGCGCTCAAACAGGGTGGACACATTCCCGGCGCCTCGGAGGACGAATCGATCGAATCGTTCCTGATCGATTACCTGCGGGAAGCCATCACCATTCGCCGCCAGCGTGGGAACATCTTCGTCGTGACGGTCGGTGACTACAGCGCCCCGCGCGCCCGCAAGCTGGCCGAGGGAGTCGCCGATCAGTTCGTGCTGTCCTCCAAGGCGGCGCAGCTCGAGGCGGTGCGCGCCACTCAGGAGTTCAGCGTCGAGCAGCAGCAGATCTATCGTCGGCGGCTCGACGAGGCCGAGTCGAAGCTCGAGGCCGCGCGTCGCGCGAACGTGGCCACCACGCTCACCGGCGGCGTCGTCACGGCATCGAATCTCCAGCTCGCCCGCTCGCTGCTCGACCAGGCCAATTCCGAGGTCGATGAGCAGAAGCAGCTGGCCGCGCGCCTGAAGGGGCAGTTCCCGAGCGAGATTCGGGAGAACGACCCGGCCCAGCTCTCGAGCGCCAATGCCACGCGGCTGGTCGCGCAGATCGCCTCACTCGAGAGGCAGCTGGCGACGGTGCAGCTCGGCCCCACCTCGGACGGCGGCGCCTCGGCGCGGCTCGACATCAGCCGCAAGGTCGCCGAGCTCGAGACCGAGCTCACCAACAACGCCGCGCGCGCGCTGCCCACGCTCGGGCCGGACTCGCGCGATCTGCTGGTCCGTTATCGCCTCGCCCAGGGCGACGTCGAGGCGCGACAGTCGCGTCGCGACTTTCTGAAGGACGAGATCGACACCTACGAGAAACGCACGGTCTCTGGACCCGATCAGGACCTGGCGATCGCGCACCTGCAGGAGGAGGCCGACAACGCGCGCGCGCTCTACAACTCGTTCCTGCAGCAGTCGGCGGCGGCGCAGATCTCGGAGGCGTTCCAGAACGCCAAGGTCAGCGGCCATTTCGAGGTGCTGGAGCCGGCCAACCTGCCGCGCACTCCGGGCAAGCCGAATCGTCCGGTACTGATCCTCCTCTCGTTCCTGGTCGGCGGCCTGATCGGCGTGGGCTCGATCCTGTTCGTCGAGCAGCACGACCAGTCCATGAAGAACGCCGAGGAAGTGGAGAGCCTGCTGGGTCTGCCGGTGGTGGGCGCGATCCCCCGGGTCGAGGAGCTGCAGCGCTCCTCGCGGCGTTCGCGCGGCACTCCGGCGACGCCCGGCGTCGCTCCGGCCACGCCGGCGCGCGATCGCGGATTGCTGCATCGTCTCAAGGTCGAGAGTCCACTCGGCCTGGAGTTCCGCCGCATCTATCTCAATCTGGCGCGCACGCGCGGCCGATCGCTGCCGCGCACCATCGCGGTGACCAGCGCGACGCGCGGCGAGGGCAAGACCACCAGCACGGCGTGCCTGGCGCTGACTCTGGCCCGCGAGCTGCGCGAGAAGATCCTGCTCGTGGACTTCGATCTGCGGAGCCCCTCGCTCCATCGCGCTCTCGGCCTGCCGGGCGCGAGCTGGGGGCTGGCGCAGATGCTCCAGCATCGGAATTTCGACGAGCGATTCATCCGCGCCACCGTGCAGCCGGGGCTCGACTTCCTCCCGGCCGGACGTAGCGAGCGGCCGGCCTCGGAGCTGATCGACACCGCCAGCGTCGAATGGTTCCTCGAGGAGGCGAGCTCGCGCTATCCGCTGGTGCTGATCGACGCGGCGCCGAATCTCGCCGTGCCCGACGCGCTGATCCTCGGCCGCGCGGTGGAAGGCGTGCTGTACGTGATCAAGGCCGGCAGCACGGTGCGCAAGGCGGCCGAGTACGGTGTCAAGGTTCAGCGCGAGGCGCGGGAAAACCTGCTCGGCGTCCTGCTCAACGACGTGGGCGAGATCCTGCCGCAGTACTACGGCTATCGCGCCAACACCTACGGGTATTCCTCCGAGGCCGCGGGCGGCGGAGATCACTAGGCGGCGGGCCCGCCCGCCGGTCCCGAGCGCGGGCGTGGCGCTTTCAGGCAGAGACTAGTCGCTTCGGAGGATCCGCGACGTGCGAAGCATCCGCGTCCTGCGAAACGTCGTCACCAACTACCTGCGCCTGCTCCTCGGCGGCCTGATGGGCTTCCTCATCACGCCGGTGATGGTGCATCTGCTGGGCGATCGCGACTACGGGCTGTGGATCACGGTCTTCTCGTTCACGGGCTACTTCGGCCTGATCGATCAGGGCATCCGGCCGTCGCTGGTGCGCTACGTCTCGCGCGACCACGCCCGCGGCGACCGCGAGGCGTTGGAGCGGACCATCAGCAGCGCGCTCGGGCTGTTCTCGATCGCCGGCGTGCTGACGCTGCTGGTCACGGTGGTGGTGGCGAGCGAGTTCCACCGCTGGTTCTCGGTGAGCGCGATCCCGGGGCGAGAGCTGTTCGAGGTCGTGATGATCGCCGGGGGATCGGTGGCACTCGGATTCCCGCTCGGCGTGTTCGGCGCCGTGCTTTCAGGGCTTCAGCGCTATGACCTCGGCAACGCGATCGGCATGGGCATCGCGGTCCTGCGCGCGCTGGTGTTCGTCACGGTGCTGCGCATGGGCGGCGGCCTGGTGCAGCTGGCATGGGCGTCGCTGATCATGAACCTGCTGGGTCACGCGCTCTCGATGGCGCTGGCGCTCCGGCTGCTGCCCGGTCTTCATCTGGGCCCGAGCCGGGTGGACCGCGCGACCTTGCGCGTGATCGGCGCCTACAGCGGGGTGGCGTTCGTCGGCGCGCTGGCCTCGAGCATCGCCTTCCAGACCGACGCGCTGGTGATCACCGCCTTCCTCAGCGCCGCGGCGGTGACGCCGTTCGCGCTCGCTGCCGGCCTGGTCGAGAACGTGCGCTCGATGGTCTACTCGGCCACGTTCGTGCTGTCGCCCACCGCCAGCGAGATGGAGACCCGCGGGGAGACTACCCAGCTCCACGCCATGCTGCTCGCCGGCGCCAAGTACTCGGTGCTGCTGAGCTGGCCGGTGCTGTTCGGACTCCTGATCTTCGGCGAGAACTTCCTGGTCACCTGGGTGGGGCCGAAGTACGCCACCGCGCATTCCTGGCTGCGATTGTTCACCGCGCACGGCCCGCAGGCCTCGGCCGGGCAGGTCCTGGCGATCCTGACGCTGCCGACGCTGCTGTCGCTGCCGCAATCCACGGCTTCGGCGTTGCTGTTCGGGGTGAGCCGGCACCATGGCGTGGTGGCGCTCTCGCTCGCCAACGCGCTCGTCAACCTCGGGCTGTCGCTGTGGTGGGTGCATCCCTGGGGCCTGGCCGGCGTCGCGCTCGGGACGGCGGTGCCGCTCGCGCTGCTCTCGGGAGTCGCGACCGCGGTGTACGCGTGCCGCGAGCTGGGACTCTCGGTGGCACGCTACCTCTGGGAGGGCATGGGGCGAGCCGGGATCGCGAGCCTCGCGTTCCTCCTGCCGGCCGCCGCGGTCAACGCGCTGTGGCATCCGATGGGGTGGATTCCTCTCGCGCTGTCGGGCGGAGGCTGCTGGCTGGTGTTCGCGGCGTGCGCCTGGTGGGGGGTGGTGGATCCGCCCGAACGTGCGCGCTGGGGGCGCATGCTCTCGGGTCTGATCGGACGGGCGCCGGTGGCGGGAGGCGCATGATGCGGGTCAGTGTGCTGCTCAGCGCCTGGAACGCCGAATGGTGCATCGAGCGTTCGCTCGACAGCGTATTCGCGCAGACGCGCGCCGCCGACGAAGTGGTGGTGGCCGACGACGGCTCCGAGGACGGCACCGTCGCATTGATCGAGCGCCGTTATGGCACGCGCGTGCGTGTACTGAGACTCCCGCATCGCGGGCTGACCCCCAGCCGCCGTGCTTCGTTCGAGGCCGCGACCGGCGACTGGCTGGCCGTGCTCGACGCCGACGACTGGTGGGAGCCCGCGAAGCTCGCGCGACAGGTGGCGTTCCTGGAGGCCCACCCGGAGCTCCGCTGGTGCGGGACCGACGGCGTCTACGTCTCGGCCGAAGGCGTGATCCGCGACTCGTGGTTCTCGGACTATTTCCATCCGGTGCACGAGCTGCACGGCGATCTGCTGCCGCTGCTGATCGAGCGCTGTTTTCCGCTGGTGAGCAGCATGCTGATCGAGCGGGAGGCCTACGCGGCGTCGGGTGGGTACGATCTCGCGATTCCCTATTCGCAGGACTACGCGCTGTGGCTCAAGCTGGCCTCGCGCCATCCGGGGGGCATGCTGGCGGAGCCGCTGATCCACTACTGGTCGAGTGCCGGTCAACTCTCGCGGCGGCTCGAGCCCCGTTATCGCGACGATCTCGCGCTGATGCGGCGCGTGGCGAACGGCGAGTTCCGGCGCGATCCCGGGCTGCAGCGGCGGGGCGCCGAACGCGCCGCGGCGATCGCGTTCGACCTCGCCATCGTCTGCCTGCGTGATGGGCGCGTGGACGAGGCTCGCGCGCTGCTCGCCGACGCGCGCCGCCACGGTCCGTTGCGGCGGCGGGTGCTGGCGTGGGGTGGCAGCCTCGCGCCTCGAGCCGCGCTCCGGCCGCTGATGCGATCGGGGCTGCTCAAGCGCGCGGTGGGAGGGGCGCGTGCCGGCTCGCCCCGCATCGCCAACTCGCCCGAGGCGGCGCCGTGAGCGCGCCGCTCGAATTCGCGGTGGCGATTCCGGCGCACGACGGGCTGCCGGACGTGCTCGAGGCGGTCGAATCCGCGCTGGCGCAGAAGCTCCCGCCGCGCGAGATCGTGGTGATCGACGACGCCTCGAGCGACGGCACCGGCGCGGCGATCGAGGCACGCTTCGGTTCGCGCGTGCGCGTGGCGCGGCGCGAGCTGGGAAGCGCGGCTGCCGCCCGCAATGCCGCCTGGCGCGAAAGTCGGGCGCCATGGGTCGCGTTCCTCGACGCCGACGACCTCTGGTATCCGGACAAGCTCGCGGTTGCCGCCGAACACCTGGGCGCCGTGCCCGAAGCCGCCTGGTTTTTCAGCGACGGCGCGTTCCGCACGCTCGAGGGGGCGTTGCATCCTTCCTGGCTCTCGATGTGGGCGGATCTCGAGGACGACTACGTCGGACGACCGGTCGCCGCGCTGATCGAGGTGAACTTCATCCTCACCTCGTCGGTGGTGGTGAAGCGCGAGCTGCTCGAGGCCACCGGCGGGTTCGACACGCACCTGAGCCACGCCGAGGACCTCGATCTCTGGATTCGCCTTGCGCGGCGTGCGACGGTCGCGGCCAGCGCTCGCTCGCTGGTGCGCTACCAGCATCGCGCTGGCGGGCTGACGCGCCAGCTCGGCGCCCGACTGATGGGAGACGTCACCCTGTTCTCGCGCCTTGCGGAAGACCGCGAGCTCGCACCCGGGCTGCGCCGGCGCGCGCGCCATCGCGCGGCGCTCGCGCGCTACAAGCTGGCGGTGGCGGCCCTGCGCGAAGGCCAGCCGGCCGCGGCGCGCGGCCATCTTTCCGGCGCGTGGCTGTTCCCCGAGCGGGCGCTGCCGGTGTCGCTGCTGGCCATGGCCAGCCTGCTTCCGCCGTCGCTGCTGGGTCGGCTCAGACGACAGACCTGGGCGACGCGCCCGGTGGTGGCTCCCATGGGCCGGCAGCGACGCGTGGCTCTGCGCAGCGCGGCCGCGGAAGGGGTGAAGTCGTGAGTGTCGAGCCTCGCGGGCGCCCGATCACGACCATCGAGCAGGCGCGCACCGACGCGCAGCGTCAGGCGCGCAGCTTCTCGAGCGTGATCGTGCTGATGGTGGGGATTGCGCTGGCGGTGCTGGTGGTCGGGGCCTACGTGTTCCTCGACTACCACCTGCAGCAGGATCCTCATCGGCTGGTGAAGCTCACGGTCGGCGGCTCGCTGCTGGCGTCCATTCTGCTGGTGCCGCACGTCGGGCTGTTCACCGTGCCGCTGCTCACCCCGTTCATCCTCTGGCTGCCGAAGATGCCGATTCCGGGCGTGAACACGCTCAACATCCTGATGGTCTCGGTGTTCTTCAGCTTCACCCTGCCCCGGGTGCTCCAGCACCAGCCGGTGTTCCGCAACGGCGCGGTCGGCTGGTGCCTGCTCGGCATCCTCGGGCTCGCCGGCATTTCCATCTTCCGCGGCGAGGCCTATCCCACGGGGTACGAGTACGACGCCGGCAAGGCCGGCATCGAGCTGTTTCGAACCGCGATGTGCTTCAGCGTGTTCTTCATCGCACTCGCCATGATCCGCGGTGATCGTCAGCGTCGATTGATGACCTGGGCGGTGGTGCTCGGCCTG
This genomic window from Candidatus Sulfotelmatobacter sp. contains:
- a CDS encoding polysaccharide biosynthesis protein; protein product: MGLRQTPRFFLLTLGYALVVNACFLIALLLRFEGSIPARYWHGWLQVAPWFTLLSLIGYRVSGLYHGLWRYASTVTLFQVFKGATLSALALFMIDLFSRDPSFPRSVIPMMWVWQIVILGAMRFAWRLSRERVLGPISSSRAVRTLVVGADPTGVHLIQEMRRTAEGPDHLVPVGFIDEDPRLTGGLVEGIKVRGTIADLSRAIQEARAEMVVVSDADMPAKVVREIARFCAEANIRIKTLPGLSDLQHGRTTLSQMRDMRIEDLLGRQPVQLNLGELADFLRGQRVMVTGAGGSIGSELARQVAGFEPAEIVLLDHAENGLYYVHHELVAQHPALRIHPVVADIQDAAGVELAFHRFRPHVVFHAAAHKHVPLLEANPREAVLNNILGTRNLVEAADQNGVVKFVLISTDKAVNPTSVMGASKRVCEMILQSRSQRSRTRFVAVRFGNVLGSDGSVIPLFQKQIARGGPITVTHPEARRYFMTIPEAVRLVLQAGAMGRGGDVLLLDMGEQVRIVDLARQLIRMSGMREGEDIEILFTGLRPGEKLYEELHSDAERTRITRHERILVWELDARREDELNQEVNELIALARRGAAEPIKHQLHRLVPEYVEPQLSPVLPSEAAAPVVELPGAPQPDRSAASERDWGELARRVAEATFAGVLLVAAAPLWALLVFEARQRGHREVLNHETRIGMSRRRGQRRALRRDTAIDRRSIERRTQDLLGAPIRCARFRNDLGPLSRFVARRRLDKLPYLLNVLRGEMALVGPKPEKEELVLRWAGVVPDYDRRFSVLPGVTGLAQVSLCSDSDADGVARRVQYDLYYIDHRTLLLDLRTLLRTVRVVWQNPRRLSPAPQGRIAAGAAVKGVTQ
- a CDS encoding polysaccharide biosynthesis/export family protein, whose amino-acid sequence is MRRSRRAAWRWWPALIAMVALVIPARAEEYILGPEDVVQVSVWLHPELDKTLPVGADGNITFAPIGQVKAGGLTAKQLGDRLADRLSSYLRQTTTCTVTITQFLSRSVYVVGAVNRPGRYGFETMPGLVDLLSQAGGAVAGADLSRVQILRREGESRRVINADVATALQSGIGTDLPELKPGDTVVVNTSGGGAYSGGPGDAISIMGEVMKPGLYPAGSGLDLWVLMAQAGGFTPNANLKKVRIITQADQGSQVRVYDLDTAAWISGGKPVLVKPGEVVFVTSRHTNPIWAAFVTILPITLNILNVALAVELLNGNVHR
- the gltX gene encoding glutamate--tRNA ligase, with protein sequence MSVRVRFAPSPTGHLHVGGARTALFNYLFARAKGGVFVLRIEDTDVARSTDESLSGILQSLRWLGLGWDEGPGAGGDHGPYLQSERAAYYRRHADALLEAGRAYPCFCTPEELEARRQRQLERGEPPRYDGRCRGLDAAARAAQRAAGRKSALRFALDASGETGWDDVVRGRVAFQNEVLDDFVLLRSDGGPTYNFACVVDDHEMEISHVIRGDDHISNTPRQILLYRAFGWPTPVFAHVPMILGHDGSRLSKRHGATSVEAFGELGYVAPALVNFLALLGWSYDGQRELFTLGELERVFSLERVGTNPAIFNLEKLEWMNGQYLKQMSVDERTRLAVDWLERHGYDLSGRAAEWKATLIGSIGDRLKTLADAERYGAFALREELEMDPTAWSELIGKDEVGPRLESLASRLEALAEFSLAETERVTRSLAAELGLKAGELIGIARVALTGKKVSPGIFEVMWLLGRDRCLARLRSAARGWSEARAGSSA